A segment of the Amblyomma americanum isolate KBUSLIRL-KWMA chromosome 6, ASM5285725v1, whole genome shotgun sequence genome:
ATTTTATTGTGCCGGGCGGTGTAGGCAGCACTCTGACGCATGCAGTGGCAGAGCACGTGGGGGAGGGTTTCCTTGCTGTACCCGCACGCTCTGCACCGTTGAGTGGCAGGAGGTTCAACCTTGCCCTATGAAGAAAGCGCCAGTCACAGAAACGGGTGAAAAGACCAGAACGCATGAAATGAGAACTGCTGGGATCGGCGGCGACGCACTCCATCACTTTCCCCTGGTTGGGTTTCTGTTGGAGAGAGTGATTTCGTGCGGCCGTGGCGATCGAGCGCAGCTTCTTCACAACCTTCGTTCGGTGCTTCGGCGCCAGAGTCACGTCTGCGCAGGTGATGTGGGGCCCATCTTCCCGCATTTCCCACGTGACCTCGAGACGCCGGGACGCCTTTCGCGCCTTCGTCCATACGGACTTGAGCTGCGTGGCCCGCGCCCTGAAGTCTCCCTCCGTCTCCCCGCTGAGGTAGGCTGCGATGTCCGCCTCGGTCACTTCTCGGCCCAGTCTCTTGGTGGTGACCTCGGTGACAGCTCGCTTCGCCAGGTCTCGAACCTCTGCGTCTGGAGAAGAAAGGAGTTTAAAAGTGCTGTCGATGCGGCAGATGTCGCTGAGCTCCGCTGCCAGGGGAAT
Coding sequences within it:
- the LOC144093665 gene encoding uncharacterized protein T26G10.4-like, which gives rise to MLAPWQRLDAVKTFVYPALNFSMRCGLLGKAEWERLDEALRPLIKRTLYLPANASNDNIYGSAAAGTTGIPLAAELSDICRIDSTFKLLSSPDAEVRDLAKRAVTEVTTKRLGREVTEADIAAYLSGETEGDFRARATQLKSVWTKARKASRRLEVTWEMREDGPHITCADVTLAPKHRTKVVKKLRSIATAARNHSLQQKPNQGKVMECVAADPSSSHFMRSGLFTRFCDWRFLHRARLNLLPLNGAERAGTARKPSPTCSATACVRVLPTPPGTIKS